A window from Marinagarivorans cellulosilyticus encodes these proteins:
- a CDS encoding DUF1592 domain-containing protein, whose translation MKKALTRHYCRNVTEAYTANSLRSKVKYLGLSSVLAFAVAGCGGGTDPVDGDSGSDVVISSASSIATTPTSSAPVQSSSSVAAAPQLQYAFNVAGERYEGVDGTVYEAEPAGYMTTSGQTNGVANSPVAIAETDDDTIYQSHRYGMFTFDLPVPTGTYSVVALFAEHWADGQQNVRVLNVDIENQTVATGVNLFQVIGREKAYDMVFDDIAVNDGKLTIEFGASENFATLSGLRVYKTSGGNNPVSSSSMAPVSSSSVVSSSSVAASSSSPAGPTFGNVSDGRTLWNNNCALCHGEFDETTAQAPGAFHPRIINANAYYGSPQTALANYIFTDMPPNNSETACDQTCSDNISAYFFDMASKLDNGGGNSDIEYDGQQAYKDFGCLACHGNDGLQESQPIVFENYSLETLTKKINDTMPLSEVNPNAWQQCVGNCATAVAEYLWSIRPKVSCDDGEAVLPRRVRGLTKFEYVNTINDLFGRNDAETLARTIGSDTEVKGFDNNAYASAVTSTRLDGYWAAAQAIAEVANVTPWLSTNNCNQQNMGACFVSKFGRMAFRRPLINDEMDDYTAIFEAGANDEDGARNVVQAMLISPNFLYRSEIGSNGRLTQYEVAALLAYTFWGSTPDAALLDKAASNSLGNTAQIRQAVDSLVADERAKKQFVHFGRQWLHIAPVADIDRDPQLFPTFNGQVAQAMDQELEMFLQEMLLADGYNISDFLNWDQVFANNTLASFYGLNGAGNQMTKIAAGSQRGGVLRLGAVLARNSKFDESHPIKRGLLVRNNLLCQEFGVPPANVGEVEPFDPSKPTRERFTAHSENETCASCHQFIDEVGFAFENYDAVGAYRTSEANGAAVDASGSISGLYRMTDPDTHVFSNLQDLSDILSTGAMQSASSCVAEQFQRMMDGEAKPDSCTIANTVARWNPAEKSLKDLWVEIVASQNFMQRQ comes from the coding sequence ATGAAAAAAGCACTGACCCGGCATTACTGCCGGAATGTTACAGAAGCCTACACGGCGAATTCGCTACGGAGTAAAGTCAAATATCTAGGACTTTCTTCTGTGTTGGCATTTGCTGTTGCCGGTTGTGGCGGCGGCACAGATCCCGTTGATGGCGATTCTGGCTCTGACGTGGTGATTTCCAGTGCGAGTAGTATTGCTACAACTCCTACCAGTAGCGCACCGGTGCAAAGCTCCAGTTCTGTGGCTGCTGCTCCGCAATTGCAATACGCCTTTAACGTGGCGGGCGAGCGCTACGAGGGTGTAGATGGCACAGTGTACGAAGCAGAGCCTGCAGGTTACATGACAACATCGGGCCAAACTAACGGCGTGGCTAATAGCCCAGTGGCCATTGCCGAAACGGATGACGACACTATTTACCAGTCTCACCGTTACGGCATGTTTACCTTTGATTTGCCCGTACCGACGGGAACCTATTCGGTTGTTGCGCTATTCGCCGAGCACTGGGCCGATGGCCAGCAGAATGTTCGCGTACTTAATGTGGATATCGAAAACCAAACCGTTGCTACTGGCGTGAACCTATTTCAGGTGATTGGCCGCGAAAAAGCATACGACATGGTTTTTGACGATATTGCCGTTAACGACGGTAAGTTAACCATTGAATTTGGCGCTTCTGAAAACTTCGCAACCTTGTCGGGTTTGCGTGTTTATAAAACCTCTGGTGGCAACAACCCTGTTTCTAGCTCTTCTATGGCGCCGGTAAGCAGTAGCTCTGTTGTGAGTTCAAGCTCTGTTGCGGCCTCAAGTTCGAGCCCTGCTGGCCCTACTTTTGGCAATGTTAGTGATGGCCGCACCTTGTGGAATAACAACTGTGCGCTTTGTCATGGCGAGTTTGATGAGACTACGGCGCAGGCGCCAGGTGCATTCCACCCACGTATTATCAATGCCAATGCTTATTACGGTTCACCGCAAACTGCGCTGGCAAACTACATCTTCACTGATATGCCGCCGAATAATAGCGAAACTGCGTGTGATCAAACCTGTTCAGACAATATATCGGCTTATTTCTTTGATATGGCCAGCAAGCTGGATAACGGCGGCGGCAACTCCGATATCGAATACGACGGTCAGCAGGCTTATAAAGATTTTGGTTGCTTGGCCTGTCACGGTAACGATGGCCTGCAAGAGTCGCAGCCAATTGTGTTTGAAAACTACTCTTTAGAGACCCTAACCAAGAAAATTAACGACACTATGCCTTTGTCTGAGGTTAACCCGAATGCTTGGCAGCAGTGTGTTGGTAATTGTGCCACTGCGGTCGCTGAGTACTTGTGGTCTATTCGCCCGAAAGTGTCATGTGATGATGGCGAGGCAGTTTTGCCACGTCGCGTACGGGGGTTAACCAAGTTCGAGTATGTTAATACGATTAACGATCTGTTTGGCCGCAACGATGCGGAAACCTTGGCCCGTACTATTGGTTCTGATACCGAAGTAAAAGGGTTTGATAATAACGCTTATGCGAGTGCTGTGACTTCAACGCGCCTAGATGGTTATTGGGCCGCTGCGCAAGCGATTGCTGAAGTTGCCAATGTTACGCCTTGGTTATCGACGAATAACTGTAATCAGCAAAATATGGGTGCTTGTTTTGTTAGCAAGTTTGGCCGTATGGCTTTCCGCCGCCCACTGATTAACGACGAAATGGACGACTACACAGCCATTTTTGAGGCGGGCGCTAATGATGAAGACGGTGCGCGCAATGTTGTGCAAGCCATGTTGATCTCGCCTAACTTTTTATACCGCTCTGAAATTGGGTCGAATGGTCGTTTAACGCAATATGAAGTCGCTGCTTTGTTGGCGTATACCTTCTGGGGCTCTACCCCTGATGCTGCGTTACTGGATAAAGCCGCGAGCAATTCACTGGGCAATACTGCGCAAATTCGTCAAGCGGTAGATAGCTTGGTTGCCGACGAGCGCGCCAAGAAGCAGTTTGTTCACTTTGGTCGCCAGTGGTTGCATATTGCCCCGGTTGCAGATATTGATCGCGATCCACAGTTATTCCCTACGTTTAATGGGCAAGTTGCGCAAGCAATGGACCAAGAGCTAGAAATGTTCTTGCAGGAAATGTTGCTAGCCGACGGCTACAATATTAGTGACTTCCTCAATTGGGATCAGGTGTTTGCAAACAATACATTGGCGAGCTTCTACGGCTTGAATGGCGCGGGCAACCAAATGACTAAAATTGCTGCCGGTAGCCAGCGCGGTGGTGTTTTGCGCTTAGGTGCGGTATTAGCGCGAAACTCTAAATTTGACGAGTCTCATCCGATTAAGCGCGGTTTATTGGTTCGCAACAACTTGTTGTGCCAAGAGTTCGGTGTACCACCGGCTAATGTGGGCGAGGTTGAGCCTTTTGACCCTTCTAAACCAACGCGTGAGCGTTTTACCGCGCACTCAGAAAACGAGACCTGTGCTTCGTGTCACCAGTTTATTGATGAAGTTGGCTTTGCCTTTGAGAATTACGATGCCGTGGGTGCATACCGTACCTCAGAAGCCAACGGCGCGGCTGTTGATGCCTCCGGTTCTATCTCTGGTTTGTATCGTATGACAGACCCTGATACGCACGTGTTTAGCAACCTTCAAGATTTGTCCGACATTTTATCGACAGGTGCTATGCAGTCGGCATCTTCTTGTGTGGCTGAACAGTTCCAGCGCATGATGGACGGCGAAGCTAAGCCTGATAGTTGCACCATTGCAAATACGGTAGCGCGCTGGAATCCAGCGGAAAAATCTTTAAAAGACTTGTGGGTCGAAATTGTCGCTTCACAAAACTTTATGCAGCGCCAATAG
- a CDS encoding DEAD/DEAH box helicase, with protein MQFEDLGLDAAILQAVTEQGYTTPSPIQAQAIPPILEGRDVMAAAQTGTGKTAGFTLPILHRLSLGQKASANQVRALILTPTRELAAQVADNVQAYSTHLPLSSAVVFGGVKVNPQMMRLRRGADVLVATPGRLLDLYQQNAVKFSQLEVLVFDEADRMLDMGFIHDIRKILRFLPTERQTLMFSATFSDEIRELAKSLVKNPVQVSVTPKNSTAAAVTQLIHPVDKAKKAALLTYLIKDGDWQQALVFSRTKHGANKLTKQLDAAGITAAAIHGNKSQGARTRALAEFKQGKIRILVATDIAARGLDIDQLPQVVNFDLPNVPEDYVHRIGRTGRAGASGKAVSLVSADEITQLVDIERVIGKIIERDYVGGFEPVHEVPPSPTPRAHKPKKPKKPKQHVDGQRAPGGKPPARSRSGGNPGGARSGRPGGARPARGNSAGRSGGGNRA; from the coding sequence ATGCAATTTGAAGACTTAGGTTTAGACGCAGCCATTTTACAGGCTGTTACTGAGCAAGGTTATACAACGCCGTCGCCGATTCAGGCGCAGGCAATCCCCCCAATTTTAGAAGGCCGCGATGTAATGGCGGCAGCACAAACCGGCACCGGTAAGACAGCGGGCTTTACGCTTCCTATTTTACATCGCCTGTCTTTGGGGCAAAAAGCGAGCGCGAATCAAGTGCGTGCGCTTATCTTAACGCCAACGCGTGAGCTCGCTGCGCAAGTGGCCGATAACGTCCAAGCTTATTCGACGCACTTGCCATTAAGTTCTGCTGTTGTTTTTGGTGGCGTAAAGGTAAACCCGCAAATGATGCGCTTGCGTCGCGGGGCAGATGTTTTGGTGGCAACGCCTGGGCGCTTGTTAGATTTGTACCAGCAAAATGCGGTGAAATTTAGCCAACTAGAAGTGCTGGTATTCGATGAAGCTGATCGCATGCTGGATATGGGGTTTATTCACGATATTCGTAAAATTCTGCGTTTTTTACCCACCGAGCGCCAAACGCTAATGTTCTCGGCAACGTTTTCGGATGAGATTCGTGAGCTCGCGAAAAGCTTGGTGAAAAACCCTGTACAAGTTTCTGTAACGCCAAAAAATTCTACCGCTGCGGCTGTAACGCAATTGATTCACCCTGTGGATAAGGCCAAAAAAGCGGCGTTGCTGACTTACTTAATTAAAGACGGCGATTGGCAGCAAGCGCTAGTTTTTAGCCGTACAAAACACGGTGCCAATAAGCTAACCAAGCAGCTAGATGCCGCAGGTATTACAGCGGCGGCCATTCACGGCAATAAAAGCCAGGGGGCGCGTACGCGTGCTTTGGCAGAATTTAAGCAGGGGAAAATTCGCATTCTTGTGGCTACCGATATTGCCGCACGGGGCTTGGATATTGACCAGTTGCCGCAAGTGGTTAACTTTGATTTGCCGAATGTGCCGGAAGATTATGTCCACCGTATTGGGCGCACCGGGCGGGCGGGTGCTTCGGGCAAGGCGGTATCGCTTGTGAGCGCAGATGAAATTACCCAACTGGTGGATATTGAGCGGGTTATTGGCAAGATTATCGAGCGTGATTACGTGGGTGGTTTTGAGCCGGTTCACGAAGTGCCGCCATCGCCAACCCCGCGTGCGCACAAGCCGAAAAAGCCAAAAAAGCCCAAGCAGCATGTGGATGGGCAGCGCGCCCCAGGAGGCAAACCGCCTGCCCGTAGCCGTAGTGGCGGTAACCCAGGTGGCGCACGCAGTGGGCGCCCAGGCGGAGCTCGGCCTGCCAGAGGCAATTCAGCAGGGCGCTCCGGCGGCGGTAATCGCGCATAG
- a CDS encoding ligand-binding sensor domain-containing diguanylate cyclase, with protein MKPLPFIHCFFRLLLSCTLFTALYCPGAHAKQNILPQLKFSHIAQNELESMGHINDIAQDAEGYIWFAAAKGLARYNGYELQPFRHRSGQPGLPSNWVERLLITQNGQLWLTTREGYCRYDTPMEQFDCSKITITTLNENPSYDYLFEDSKQQLWLSSSEGLFIIDRTTLEPKRVEDPWLKAHSHNGDHVVTAIVEDTQGRLWLGHRDAGLSRYNPTTGEGLNWQQGEAGLTSNKVRTLTLDNHERLWVGTQGAGIALFDINTKTARPFIHNASEKSDSVWDILQDRRGLIWIGDGTGVHVVSPIDLSVESHHYQEGKPLSPGNFVVRSLFEDKNGGIWIGYFPSGIDLVDEQGSQFVTYRHDPRDNSSLPDGGVLTTLEDKKGNLWVGAGFGLGYLNRAHNTFSHYAHDPNDPTSLSGSTILDMVYGQDGEIWLGIWDRGLNRRDPKTGEFRHYLPEPNNPNSLLGREPWALLFDSQNRLWIATEKGVNRYRPETDDFQHYLPNDINGVKTTSLYTRGLYEDKQGKLWVASFGGLFQLDPETGDFTPYLHDTDNPESISSNMVSCLFEDSHGRLWVGTDGAGVNLFDRQTGRFIRFGEADGLPDLSVSSILEDPSGQIWLATYQGLAVLDPTRGITNHYTRGHGLPGNLFNRNSGSRLKTGELAFGSSEGLVIFRPSQLISNWLPPALVLSDFRVFNRSIEAGDETGILTKDINHTSHITLTHDQSVFSVSFAALDYRSPEDNSYAYRLLGFEKEWNWVDTQRGATYTNLDAGEYELEIKAANSAGIWNNESKKLHITVTPPIWLTPWAKVFYVISLIGLLLRFYFEQRARLESARLKLKSERELVTKLREVERMKDNINRELDQKVAQRTLELNREKELLLEAHEQLAALNEKLESMTVTDQLTGLNNRRYLDQFIHEDIALVQRQFAQGIPTENTSGLVFVILDLDDFKSVNDTYGHDAGDKILVQFADVLRTVLRQSDYIVRWGGEEFVIVMRHLKREDVELSVERLRTAIAETPFDIGRAEPLYKTASIGFAAYPFHPMYIDALSWEQVIGIADRALYCTKRSGKNGWIGISSKNMQCRKGEVVDLAYEEHLLQQLESGQLNIATNLKKTPLEWR; from the coding sequence ATGAAGCCCTTACCATTCATACACTGCTTTTTTCGCCTGCTTTTGAGCTGCACGTTATTTACCGCGCTCTACTGCCCTGGTGCACATGCTAAACAGAATATTCTGCCGCAGCTTAAGTTCTCGCATATTGCGCAGAACGAGCTAGAAAGCATGGGCCACATTAACGACATTGCCCAAGATGCCGAAGGTTATATCTGGTTTGCTGCCGCCAAGGGTTTAGCCCGCTACAACGGCTACGAATTACAGCCCTTTCGGCACCGCTCTGGGCAACCAGGCTTGCCTTCTAACTGGGTAGAGCGCCTTTTAATTACTCAAAACGGCCAGCTATGGCTAACCACCCGCGAAGGCTATTGTCGCTACGACACACCGATGGAGCAATTCGATTGCAGCAAAATCACCATCACGACCCTTAACGAAAACCCCAGCTACGATTACTTATTCGAAGATAGCAAGCAACAACTTTGGCTAAGCAGTAGCGAAGGCTTGTTTATTATCGATCGCACCACCCTAGAGCCAAAACGCGTAGAAGACCCTTGGCTAAAAGCACATAGTCACAATGGCGACCACGTAGTCACTGCCATAGTCGAGGATACTCAAGGCCGTTTGTGGCTAGGGCATAGGGACGCAGGGCTAAGCCGGTACAACCCAACAACAGGCGAAGGCCTTAACTGGCAACAAGGAGAAGCAGGTCTAACCAGCAACAAAGTGCGCACCTTAACCCTCGATAATCACGAACGTTTGTGGGTCGGCACCCAAGGCGCAGGCATCGCCTTATTTGATATCAACACTAAAACCGCCCGCCCGTTTATACATAACGCATCAGAAAAGTCGGACTCGGTTTGGGACATACTTCAAGACCGCCGCGGCCTGATTTGGATTGGCGATGGCACCGGCGTGCACGTGGTATCGCCCATCGACCTATCCGTCGAAAGCCATCATTACCAAGAGGGTAAACCCCTCTCGCCGGGCAACTTTGTGGTTCGCAGCTTATTTGAAGATAAAAATGGCGGGATTTGGATAGGCTACTTCCCCAGCGGCATCGACCTTGTCGACGAACAAGGCTCGCAATTTGTGACTTACCGTCACGACCCACGTGACAATAGCTCACTGCCCGACGGCGGTGTATTAACCACCCTTGAAGATAAAAAAGGCAATTTGTGGGTAGGTGCCGGTTTTGGCTTGGGCTACCTCAACCGAGCACACAATACCTTTAGCCATTATGCACACGATCCAAACGACCCTACTAGTTTGTCTGGAAGCACTATATTGGACATGGTCTATGGGCAAGATGGTGAAATCTGGCTAGGCATATGGGATCGCGGGTTAAATCGGCGCGACCCCAAAACCGGAGAATTTCGACACTACTTACCAGAACCCAACAACCCCAACTCTTTGCTGGGCCGCGAACCTTGGGCATTACTGTTTGATAGTCAAAACCGCTTGTGGATTGCCACCGAAAAAGGCGTCAATCGCTACCGCCCAGAAACCGACGATTTCCAGCACTACCTGCCTAACGACATTAACGGCGTTAAAACCACTTCGCTTTACACCCGCGGCCTTTACGAGGACAAACAAGGCAAGCTTTGGGTCGCCTCTTTTGGTGGTCTTTTTCAGCTAGACCCAGAAACAGGGGACTTTACCCCCTATCTACACGATACCGATAACCCCGAAAGCATTAGCTCTAACATGGTGTCTTGCTTATTTGAGGACTCACATGGGCGACTTTGGGTCGGCACCGATGGTGCAGGCGTTAACCTTTTTGATCGCCAAACCGGCCGCTTTATCCGCTTTGGTGAAGCCGATGGCCTACCCGACCTATCCGTCAGCAGTATTCTGGAAGACCCGTCGGGGCAAATTTGGCTGGCCACCTATCAGGGGCTTGCGGTATTAGACCCCACCCGCGGGATCACCAACCATTACACGCGCGGCCATGGTCTGCCGGGTAACCTTTTTAACCGCAATTCGGGCTCACGCTTAAAAACCGGCGAGCTTGCCTTTGGCAGCTCCGAGGGCTTGGTGATTTTCCGGCCGTCGCAACTCATTTCCAACTGGCTGCCGCCTGCACTAGTACTCAGTGATTTTCGCGTTTTTAACCGCTCAATTGAAGCCGGCGACGAAACGGGTATTTTGACCAAAGACATCAACCACACATCACACATCACGCTAACACATGATCAATCTGTCTTTTCTGTTAGCTTTGCGGCGCTCGATTATCGCTCGCCAGAAGATAATAGCTACGCCTACCGTTTACTTGGCTTTGAAAAAGAATGGAACTGGGTTGATACACAACGCGGCGCGACCTACACCAACCTCGACGCAGGGGAATACGAGCTAGAAATTAAAGCCGCCAACAGCGCCGGCATTTGGAACAACGAATCCAAAAAACTGCACATAACCGTAACCCCGCCTATTTGGTTAACGCCTTGGGCCAAGGTTTTTTACGTTATATCTTTGATTGGGTTATTGCTGCGTTTTTATTTTGAACAACGCGCCCGCTTAGAAAGCGCTCGCCTAAAATTAAAAAGCGAGCGCGAGCTTGTTACTAAACTGCGTGAAGTCGAGCGCATGAAAGACAACATTAATCGCGAGCTGGACCAAAAAGTAGCCCAGCGAACCTTAGAATTAAACCGCGAAAAAGAACTGCTACTTGAAGCCCACGAACAGCTTGCGGCTTTAAACGAAAAACTCGAATCCATGACGGTAACCGACCAGCTCACCGGCCTCAATAACCGCCGCTATCTCGACCAGTTTATTCATGAAGATATTGCATTAGTCCAGCGCCAATTTGCACAAGGTATTCCTACAGAAAACACCTCGGGGTTGGTGTTCGTGATTCTTGACCTCGACGACTTCAAGTCGGTAAACGATACCTACGGCCACGATGCTGGCGATAAGATACTTGTGCAATTTGCCGATGTGCTGCGCACTGTGCTACGCCAATCGGATTACATCGTACGCTGGGGCGGGGAAGAATTTGTGATAGTGATGCGCCACCTAAAACGCGAAGATGTCGAATTATCTGTCGAGCGATTGCGAACCGCCATTGCCGAAACGCCTTTTGATATTGGCCGTGCCGAGCCGCTCTACAAAACAGCTTCTATTGGTTTTGCTGCATACCCCTTTCACCCGATGTACATCGATGCGCTTAGCTGGGAGCAAGTTATTGGCATTGCAGACCGCGCCTTATACTGTACTAAGCGCTCCGGTAAAAATGGCTGGATTGGCATTTCCTCCAAAAACATGCAGTGCCGCAAAGGCGAAGTTGTCGACCTCGCTTACGAAGAGCATCTGCTGCAGCAACTAGAAAGTGGCCAATTGAATATCGCCACTAATTTAAAAAAGACCCCACTAGAATGGCGCTAA